A single region of the Ziziphus jujuba cultivar Dongzao chromosome 10, ASM3175591v1 genome encodes:
- the LOC107411813 gene encoding importin subunit alpha-2, with amino-acid sequence MSLRPNARTEVRRNRYKVAVDAEEGRRRREDNMVEIRKNRREESLQKKRREGLQAQQLPATLPSSALEKKLEHLPSMVAGVWSDDSTLQLEATTQFRKLLSIERSPPIEEVIQSGVVPRFVEFLMREDFAQLQFEAAWALTNIASGTSENTKVVIDHGAVPIFVKLLGSPSDDVREQAVWALGNVAGDSPRCRDLVLSQGALIPLLAQLNEHAKLSMLRNATWTLSNFCRGKPQPPFDQVKPALPALARLIHSNDEEVLTDACWALSYLSDGTNDKIQAVIEAGVCPRLVELLLHPSPSVLIPALRTVGNIVTGDDLQTQVIINHQALPCLLNLLTNNYKKSIKKEACWTISNITAGNKEQIQAVVEANIIAPLVNLLQNAEFDIKKEAAWAISNATSGGSHEQIKFLVSQGCIKPLCDLLICPDPRIVTVCLEGLENILKVGEAEKNLGNNGGVNLYAQMIDDAEGLEKIENLQSHDNTEIYEKAVKILETYWLEEEDETMPPGDGSQSGFNFGGSEIPAVPSGGFNFS; translated from the exons ATGTCGTTGAGGCCTAACGCAAGGACCGAGGTCCGTCGGAACAGGTACAAGGTGGCGGTGGATGCCGAGGAGGGTCGGAGGCGCCGGGAGGACAACATGGTGGAGATCAGGAAGAATCGCAGGGAAGAGAGCCTTCAGAAGAAGCGTCGTGAAGGACTTCAGGCGCAGCAATTGCCAGCTACTCTTCCTTCCTCGGCTCTCGAGAAGAAG TTAGAACATCTGCCAAGCATGGTTGCAGGTGTTTGGTCTGATGATAGTACTCTGCAGCTTGAGGCAACTACACAGTTTAGAAAGCTTCTTTCAATTG AGCGCAGCCCTCCTATTGAGGAAGTCATACAATCAGGAGTTGTCCCACGCTTTGTTGAGTTTTTGATGAGAGAGGACTTTGCACAGCTTCAG TTTGAGGCAGCTTGGGCTCTCACAAACATTGCTTCTGGGACATCTGAGAACACAAAAGTTGTCATTGATCATGGTGCTGTCCCAATATTTGTAAAACTTCTTGGTTCTCCCAGTGATGATGTTCGGGAGCAG GCTGTGTGGGCTTTAGGAAATGTTGCTGGTGACTCTCCTCGGTGTCGTGATCTTGTACTCAGTCAAGGGGCTTTGATTCCTTTGCTGGCCCAGTTGAATGAGCATGCCAAGCTCTCTATGCTGAGAAATGCAACCTGGACGCTTTCAAATTTTTGCAGAGGGAAGCCACAGCCTCCTTTTGATCAG GTGAAACCAGCACTTCCAGCTCTTGCACGCCTTATTCATTCAAACGATGAAGAAGTTTTGACTGATGCATGCTGGGCACTTTCATATCTTTCTGATGGTACGAATGACAAAATTCAAGCAGTTATCGAGGCAGGAGTTTGCCCCCGTTTGGTTGAGCTTTTACT TCATCCATCTCCTTCAGTTCTCATTCCAGCGCTTCGAACGGTTGGAAATATTGTAACGGGAGATGATTTACAAACTCAG GTCATCATCAATCATCAAGCCCTTCCTTGTCTCCTGAACTTGTTGACGAATAATTATAAGAAGAGCATCAAGAAGGAAGCTTGTTGGACTATTTCGAATATCACAGCTGGAAACAAGGAGCAGATTCAG GCTGTAGTTGAGGCTAATATTATTGCTCCTCTTGTTAATCTGCTTCAAAATGCTGAGTTTGATATTAAGAAAGAGGCTGCCTGGGCAATCTCAAATGCTACATCTGGTGGTTCTCATGAACAGATCAA GTTCTTGGTAAGTCAAGGTTGTATCAAGCCCTTGTGTGACCTTCTTATCTGCCCCGATCCTAGGATTGTCACAGTTTGTCTGGAAGGGCTCGAAAACATCTTGAAGGTGGGAGAAGCTGAGAAGAATTTGGGCAACAATGGAGGTGTGAATCTCTATGCTCAAATGATTGATGATGCTGAGGGATTAGAAAAAATTGAGAACCTACAGAGTCATGACAACACTGAAATATATGAGAAAGCAGTAAAAATTCTTGAGACATACTGGTTGGAGGAAGAAGATGAAACTATGCCACCAGGCGATGGATCTCAATCTGGATTCAATTTTGGTGGAAGTGAGATTCCTGCTGTTCCTTCTGGTGGATTCAACTTCAGCTAA
- the LOC107411814 gene encoding uncharacterized protein LOC107411814 isoform X1: MAASTVSAPPNPASSLFAAIDMGTNSFKMLIARAYPNGKFFTVEHLKEPVVLGRDTSSDAAPFRFSVNSETRAVEALQGFQRVLKSYKISEARTRCVATAAVREAVNKFEFAERVKEKTGLEVEVLPGEEEARLVYLGMLRFLPIYDKQALGVDIGGGSTEFVIGKQGNVKFRASLKLGHVILTQKFGNSNEEVESMRKYIRSVIEQSGLVENIKKCGFEVAAGSSGTIRAVEEAVSHGYASARDNFEDVKVFGECKREWKLSRGELGGIVERLCGGGEGEKIRKDKFFKRRSEFIVAGAVLLEEIFKALEIEEVEVSGYALAEGVLAEMLMKAYDICDTNDNGRWCSVVQLAARFNNKKRMIAASQCASIAKDIFEDLRRCTELADNQVVGSLDDKDLEYLEAACMLHNIGHFTGKKGFHKQSYLIIMNGDSLRGYSTEEVKLVALLVRHHRKKLPKLDHASFKEFPKELKKKLNFLSAIVRISIALWQHRCMNCPDGEHSYSCEGFKLAYKVSKDQNFLPRTVQPLAENIGEDLRKELEHFKMVFHQDLFLVVPPSTS, from the exons ATGGCGGCCTCTACTGTTTCAGCTCCACCAAACCCTGCTTCATCTCTCTTCGCGGCAATCGACATGGGAACCAACTCCTTCAAGATGCTCATCGCACGCGCATATCCGAACGGCAAATTTTTCACCGTCGAACACCTCAAAGAGCCCGTGGTCCTTGGCCGTGATACCTCCTCTGACGCTGCTCCTTTCAGGTTCTCAGTCAACTCCGAGACCCGTGCAGTCGAAGCCCTGCAAGGGTTTCAGCGGGTCTTGAAGTCCTACAAGATCAGCGAAGCTCGAACCCGTTGCGTAGCCACCGCTGCGGTGCGTGAAGCTGTGAATAAATTCGAGTTCGCAGAGCGTGTGAAGGAAAAGACTGGACTTGAAGTCGAAGTGCTTCCCGGTGAAGAGGAAGCGAGGCTTGTGTATCTGGGTATGCTTCGGTTTTTACCGATATACGATAAACAGGCATTGGGTGTGGATATTGGAGGTGGGTCTACTGAATTCGTGATTGGGAAGCAAGGGAATGTGAAATTCCGTGCATCATTGAAGTTGGGTCATGTCATTTTGACCCAAAAGTTTGGAAACAGTAATGAGGAAGTGGAAAGTATGAGGAAGTATATAAGGTCGGTAATTGAACAATCTGGTCTGGTTGAGAACATAAAAAAGTGTGGTTTTGAAGTGGCTGCTGGGTCATCTGGTACTATCCGAGCGGTTGAGGAGGCTGTCTCTCACGGATATGCAAGTGCAAGGGACAACTTTGAAGATGTGAAGGTGTTTGGGGAGTGTAAAAGGGAGTGGAAATTGAGTAGAGGAGAATTGGGAGGTATTGTTGAAAGGTTGTGTGGTGGAGGAGAGGGAGAGAAGATAAGGAAAGATAAGTTCTTTAAAAGGCGCTCGGAGTTTATTGTTGCTGGGGCCGTGTTGTTGGAGGAGATATTTAAAGCTCTTGAAATTGAGGAGGTGGAGGTTTCTGGGTATGCATTGGCAGAAGGTGTTCTTGCAGAGATGTTGATGAAGGCTTATGATATTTGTGATACGAATGATAATGGGAGGTGGTGTTCTGTAGTGCAGCTTGCAGCAAGGTTCAATAACAAGAAGAGGATGATAGCTGCTTCTCAATGTGCTAGCATTGCAAAG gatatttttgaagatttaaggAGATGTACTGAACTTGCTGACAATCAAGTTGTTGGGTCTTTAGATGACAAGGATCTTGAATATCTCGAAGCTGCATGTATGCTTCATAATATTGGGCATTTCACTGGTAAAAAGGGTTTCCATAAACAGTCTTACCTTATCATCATG AATGGTGACAGTCTTCGTGGTTATAGCACTGAGGAAGTCAAG TTGGTAGCACTACTCGTGAGACATCACAGGAAGAAATTACCAAAGCTGGATCATGCTTCCTTTAAGGAATTTCCAAAAGAG ttgaagaagaaattgaattTTCTAAGTGCGATTGTACGTATATCCATAGCACTATGGCAACACCGATGCATGAACTGTCCAGACGGGGAACATTCTTATTCTTGTGAAGGTTTCAAACTG GCATATAAAGTTTCAAAGGATCAAAATTTTTTGCCTAGGACTGTACAGCCTTTAGCTGAGAACATTGGGGAAGATTTAAGGAAAGAGTTGGAACACTTCAAGATG gTTTTCCATCAAGATTTGTTCCTTGTAGTTCCTCCGAGCACTTCATAA
- the LOC107411798 gene encoding exonuclease DPD1, chloroplastic/mitochondrial — MRTATMCFSILQGPRFKIHTLVNFWSGNFHSWTRTYSNSSKLHGSIVNGLEGGKSKKWTRRPVTTKAEERAKRIHSSKTSSIRHEVFDGAVSTNATLNINKTEINQFQKIQYYDIQKIIAENKDLANLVTVVAFDIETTGFSRENDGIIEFALQVLQGGENSTFQTLVNPERNITNSHVHGITKNMVDRPGVPRMRELIPILLQYVKSHQKPGGFIMWVAHNSRSFDVPFLLSEFSRCSIELPPNWLFLDTIPLARELMKSEGSKLSKISLQALREYYGIPLIGSAHRAMSDVRSLSLIFQRLTYDLKLTMPGLVERSFLGSDIKKKKS, encoded by the exons ATGAGAACAGCTACCATgtgtttttctattttacaaGGCCCTAGATTTAAAATTCATACATTAGTAAATTTTTGGAGTGGAAACTTCCACAGTTGGACTAGGACATATAGTAATAGCTCAAAGCTGCATGGTTCTATAGTCAACGGGCTTGAGGGAGGAAAGAGCAAGAAATGGACTAGAAGACCAGTAACCACAAAAGCAGAAGAAAGAGCCAAAAGAATCCATAGCAGTAAGACAAGCAGTATCAGGCATGAAGTGTTTGATGGAGCGGTTTCAACAAATGCTAccttaaacataaataaaacagaaataaATCAATTCCAAAAGATTCAATATTATgacattcaaaaaattattgctGAGAATAAAGATTTGGCCAATCTTGTGACAGTTGTTGCTTTTGATATTGAGACTACTGGGTTTAGCAGAGAAAATGATGGGATAATTGAATTTGCACTTCAAGTTCTTCAGGGTGGTGAAAACAGCACTTTTCAGACACTTGTAAATCCAGAACGGAATATTACAAATTCACATGTTCATGGCATTACGAAAAATATGGTCGACAGACCTGGTGTTCCAAG GATGAGAGAGCTGATACCAATCTTGCTGCAGTATGTCAAAAGCCATCAGAAACCTGGCGGTTTCATCATGTGGGTTGCTCACAATAGTCGTTCTTTTGATGTCCCATTTTTGCTCAGTGAGTTTAGTCGTTGCTCAATAGAGCTTCCTCCAAATTGGTTGTTTCTGGACACCATTCCTTTGGCCCGTGAATTGATGAAGTCCGAAG GatcaaaactttcaaaaatatcaCTGCAAGCCCTTCGTGAGTACTATGGGATTCCATTGATTGGTTCAGCTCACAGAGCCATGTCTGATGTGAGATCTTTGTCATTGATTTTTCAAAGGTTGACCTATGACCTCAAGTTGACGATGCCTGGCCTTGTTGAAAGGTCTTTCTTGGGCTCAgacataaaaaagaagaagagttgA
- the LOC107411803 gene encoding GATA transcription factor 16, translating to MGMMDLRKKKSLPEGMNENNEKCCTDCKTTKTPLWRGGPAGPKTLCNACGIRHRKKRIPVVRLSNRTERKRERLTCSHGNTKTSSATTTTTTTTTPTLTIGPTSSDENGGRDSSESLKARIMALGMDVFLQSSSVVKKQRWQKRRKLGEEEQAAVSLMALSCGSVFA from the exons ATGGGAATGATGGATCTGAGGAAGAAG AAATCATTGCCAGAGGGAATGAATGAGAACAACGAGAAATGTTGTACTGATTGCAAAACCACCAAGACACCCTTGTGGAGAGGAGGTCCAGCTGGGCCTAAG ACACTTTGCAATGCTTGCGGGATCAGACACAGGAAGAAGAGGATTCCGGTGGTGCGTTTGAGCAATAGAactgagagaaagagagagagacttaCATGTAGTCATGGTAACACCAAAACAAGCAGTGCTACCACcactaccaccaccaccaccacccccaCCCTCACCATCGGCCCCACAAGCTCTGATGAAAATGGTGGGAGGGATTCAAGCGAGTCTTTGAAAGCTCGGATAATGGCGTTGGGGATGGACGTTTTTCTGCAAAGCTCATCGGTGGTGAAGAAACAGAGGTGGCAGAAGAGGAGGAAACTGggagaagaagaacaagctgcTGTTTCATTGATGGCACTGTCTTGCGGCTCCGTTTTCGCTTaa
- the LOC107406957 gene encoding uncharacterized protein LOC107406957 → MDREGGSNGGSSYYAVLGIRKDASFSDVRTAYRKLAMKWHPDKWVRNQVVAAEAKWRFQQIQEAYSVLSDQSKRSMYDAGLYNPLEEEDQEFCDFMQEMISMMNNVKDEGDSFEDLQRMFVEMVGGDGIGLNINEDPTATKKARVNSKGSSTKRNSSRC, encoded by the exons ATGGATCGGGAAGGAGGATCCAACGGCGGATCTAGCTACTATGCCGTTCTCGGGATTCGCAAGGACGCCTCCTTCTCTGACGTCCGTACGGCCTATCGCAAGCTCGCCATG AAATGGCACCCAGACAAATGGGTTCGGAACCAAGTTGTGGCCGCAGAAGCCAAGTGGCGGTTTCAGCAAATCCAAGAAGCTTATTCCG TTCTCTCGGACCAATCCAAGAGGTCAATGTACGACGCCGGCCTTTACAACCCTCTTGAAGAAGAAGACCAA GAATTCTGTGATTTCATGCAAGAGATGATCTCCATGATGAACAATGTTAAAGATgag ggGGATAGTTTTGAAGACCTACAGAGGATGTTCGTGGAAATGGTAGGCGGAGATGGAATTGGATTAAACATCAACGAGGATCCAACGGCCACAAAGAAGGCACGTGTCAACTCCAAAGGCAGCTCAACCAAGCGCAACTCATCTCGCTGCTAG
- the LOC107411814 gene encoding uncharacterized protein LOC107411814 isoform X2 produces MAASTVSAPPNPASSLFAAIDMGTNSFKMLIARAYPNGKFFTVEHLKEPVVLGRDTSSDAAPFRFSVNSETRAVEALQGFQRVLKSYKISEARTRCVATAAVREAVNKFEFAERVKEKTGLEVEVLPGEEEARLVYLGMLRFLPIYDKQALGVDIGGGSTEFVIGKQGNVKFRASLKLGHVILTQKFGNSNEEVESMRKYIRSVIEQSGLVENIKKCGFEVAAGSSGTIRAVEEAVSHGYASARDNFEDVKVFGECKREWKLSRGELGGIVERLCGGGEGEKIRKDKFFKRRSEFIVAGAVLLEEIFKALEIEEVEVSGYALAEGVLAEMLMKAYDICDTNDNGRWCSVVQLAARFNNKKRMIAASQCASIAKDIFEDLRRCTELADNQVVGSLDDKDLEYLEAACMLHNIGHFTGKKGFHKQSYLIIMNGDSLRGYSTEEVKLVALLVRHHRKKLPKLDHASFKEFPKELKKKLNFLSAIVRISIALWQHRCMNCPDGEHSYSCEGFKLGSFAGI; encoded by the exons ATGGCGGCCTCTACTGTTTCAGCTCCACCAAACCCTGCTTCATCTCTCTTCGCGGCAATCGACATGGGAACCAACTCCTTCAAGATGCTCATCGCACGCGCATATCCGAACGGCAAATTTTTCACCGTCGAACACCTCAAAGAGCCCGTGGTCCTTGGCCGTGATACCTCCTCTGACGCTGCTCCTTTCAGGTTCTCAGTCAACTCCGAGACCCGTGCAGTCGAAGCCCTGCAAGGGTTTCAGCGGGTCTTGAAGTCCTACAAGATCAGCGAAGCTCGAACCCGTTGCGTAGCCACCGCTGCGGTGCGTGAAGCTGTGAATAAATTCGAGTTCGCAGAGCGTGTGAAGGAAAAGACTGGACTTGAAGTCGAAGTGCTTCCCGGTGAAGAGGAAGCGAGGCTTGTGTATCTGGGTATGCTTCGGTTTTTACCGATATACGATAAACAGGCATTGGGTGTGGATATTGGAGGTGGGTCTACTGAATTCGTGATTGGGAAGCAAGGGAATGTGAAATTCCGTGCATCATTGAAGTTGGGTCATGTCATTTTGACCCAAAAGTTTGGAAACAGTAATGAGGAAGTGGAAAGTATGAGGAAGTATATAAGGTCGGTAATTGAACAATCTGGTCTGGTTGAGAACATAAAAAAGTGTGGTTTTGAAGTGGCTGCTGGGTCATCTGGTACTATCCGAGCGGTTGAGGAGGCTGTCTCTCACGGATATGCAAGTGCAAGGGACAACTTTGAAGATGTGAAGGTGTTTGGGGAGTGTAAAAGGGAGTGGAAATTGAGTAGAGGAGAATTGGGAGGTATTGTTGAAAGGTTGTGTGGTGGAGGAGAGGGAGAGAAGATAAGGAAAGATAAGTTCTTTAAAAGGCGCTCGGAGTTTATTGTTGCTGGGGCCGTGTTGTTGGAGGAGATATTTAAAGCTCTTGAAATTGAGGAGGTGGAGGTTTCTGGGTATGCATTGGCAGAAGGTGTTCTTGCAGAGATGTTGATGAAGGCTTATGATATTTGTGATACGAATGATAATGGGAGGTGGTGTTCTGTAGTGCAGCTTGCAGCAAGGTTCAATAACAAGAAGAGGATGATAGCTGCTTCTCAATGTGCTAGCATTGCAAAG gatatttttgaagatttaaggAGATGTACTGAACTTGCTGACAATCAAGTTGTTGGGTCTTTAGATGACAAGGATCTTGAATATCTCGAAGCTGCATGTATGCTTCATAATATTGGGCATTTCACTGGTAAAAAGGGTTTCCATAAACAGTCTTACCTTATCATCATG AATGGTGACAGTCTTCGTGGTTATAGCACTGAGGAAGTCAAG TTGGTAGCACTACTCGTGAGACATCACAGGAAGAAATTACCAAAGCTGGATCATGCTTCCTTTAAGGAATTTCCAAAAGAG ttgaagaagaaattgaattTTCTAAGTGCGATTGTACGTATATCCATAGCACTATGGCAACACCGATGCATGAACTGTCCAGACGGGGAACATTCTTATTCTTGTGAAGGTTTCAAACTG GGGTCATTTGCAGGCATATAA
- the LOC107411814 gene encoding uncharacterized protein LOC107411814 isoform X3, translated as MAASTVSAPPNPASSLFAAIDMGTNSFKMLIARAYPNGKFFTVEHLKEPVVLGRDTSSDAAPFRFSVNSETRAVEALQGFQRVLKSYKISEARTRCVATAAVREAVNKFEFAERVKEKTGLEVEVLPGEEEARLVYLGMLRFLPIYDKQALGVDIGGGSTEFVIGKQGNVKFRASLKLGHVILTQKFGNSNEEVESMRKYIRSVIEQSGLVENIKKCGFEVAAGSSGTIRAVEEAVSHGYASARDNFEDVKVFGECKREWKLSRGELGGIVERLCGGGEGEKIRKDKFFKRRSEFIVAGAVLLEEIFKALEIEEVEVSGYALAEGVLAEMLMKAYDICDTNDNGRWCSVVQLAARFNNKKRMIAASQCASIAKDIFEDLRRCTELADNQVVGSLDDKDLEYLEAACMLHNIGHFTGKKGFHKQSYLIIMNGDSLRGYSTEEVKLVALLVRHHRKKLPKLDHASFKEFPKELKKKLNFLSAIVRISIALWQHRCMNCPDGEHSYSCEGFKLS; from the exons ATGGCGGCCTCTACTGTTTCAGCTCCACCAAACCCTGCTTCATCTCTCTTCGCGGCAATCGACATGGGAACCAACTCCTTCAAGATGCTCATCGCACGCGCATATCCGAACGGCAAATTTTTCACCGTCGAACACCTCAAAGAGCCCGTGGTCCTTGGCCGTGATACCTCCTCTGACGCTGCTCCTTTCAGGTTCTCAGTCAACTCCGAGACCCGTGCAGTCGAAGCCCTGCAAGGGTTTCAGCGGGTCTTGAAGTCCTACAAGATCAGCGAAGCTCGAACCCGTTGCGTAGCCACCGCTGCGGTGCGTGAAGCTGTGAATAAATTCGAGTTCGCAGAGCGTGTGAAGGAAAAGACTGGACTTGAAGTCGAAGTGCTTCCCGGTGAAGAGGAAGCGAGGCTTGTGTATCTGGGTATGCTTCGGTTTTTACCGATATACGATAAACAGGCATTGGGTGTGGATATTGGAGGTGGGTCTACTGAATTCGTGATTGGGAAGCAAGGGAATGTGAAATTCCGTGCATCATTGAAGTTGGGTCATGTCATTTTGACCCAAAAGTTTGGAAACAGTAATGAGGAAGTGGAAAGTATGAGGAAGTATATAAGGTCGGTAATTGAACAATCTGGTCTGGTTGAGAACATAAAAAAGTGTGGTTTTGAAGTGGCTGCTGGGTCATCTGGTACTATCCGAGCGGTTGAGGAGGCTGTCTCTCACGGATATGCAAGTGCAAGGGACAACTTTGAAGATGTGAAGGTGTTTGGGGAGTGTAAAAGGGAGTGGAAATTGAGTAGAGGAGAATTGGGAGGTATTGTTGAAAGGTTGTGTGGTGGAGGAGAGGGAGAGAAGATAAGGAAAGATAAGTTCTTTAAAAGGCGCTCGGAGTTTATTGTTGCTGGGGCCGTGTTGTTGGAGGAGATATTTAAAGCTCTTGAAATTGAGGAGGTGGAGGTTTCTGGGTATGCATTGGCAGAAGGTGTTCTTGCAGAGATGTTGATGAAGGCTTATGATATTTGTGATACGAATGATAATGGGAGGTGGTGTTCTGTAGTGCAGCTTGCAGCAAGGTTCAATAACAAGAAGAGGATGATAGCTGCTTCTCAATGTGCTAGCATTGCAAAG gatatttttgaagatttaaggAGATGTACTGAACTTGCTGACAATCAAGTTGTTGGGTCTTTAGATGACAAGGATCTTGAATATCTCGAAGCTGCATGTATGCTTCATAATATTGGGCATTTCACTGGTAAAAAGGGTTTCCATAAACAGTCTTACCTTATCATCATG AATGGTGACAGTCTTCGTGGTTATAGCACTGAGGAAGTCAAG TTGGTAGCACTACTCGTGAGACATCACAGGAAGAAATTACCAAAGCTGGATCATGCTTCCTTTAAGGAATTTCCAAAAGAG ttgaagaagaaattgaattTTCTAAGTGCGATTGTACGTATATCCATAGCACTATGGCAACACCGATGCATGAACTGTCCAGACGGGGAACATTCTTATTCTTGTGAAGGTTTCAAACTG tcttAA
- the LOC107411788 gene encoding calmodulin-binding protein 60 B, with protein MVPKRHLRDQGGSDFAVPFRESKRRPLLKNAVGDFIRDLSVSEALWEPFLRRVVRDEVERAVCSCLNTPNTSRASIHSAGTSGSRRLHLRFVGKLPSPIFTGHRIESEDGAPIEVHLIDASSQTIVKSGLFSSMKVEILPLDGDFGSDDQEDWSESQFNDSVVREREGKRPLITGELVIQLREGVGYISDISFTDNSSWLRSRKFRLGAKVLQKNSSAEVRIREARSEPFIVKDHRGESYKKHHPPYLNDEVWRLEKIAKDGASHKKLASYQINTVKDFLQYHARDPTSLRNIFGGISERNWKTIIGHAMNCVVDDNKVYAYQRPGQGVSLLLNSIYMVIGAIFDNQYSSLDELTPSQKVLVENLRQHAYKNLNDLVPMDELAFSGLARPLAILQPEPFNEPNPDLQHTDFFQIVQQDQPMLQLGFSQSITPSYTCEAEYGNQMVAQNNYPMQVFNPILRNSFSKGDFFPAHYNGEPNWSPISSLGGPVIPSGNSPTETFCHFHTSTFPPINATWGGQSNGILFASSDDDAETGIFPPFPGFLHMSRERKTKVGWCKIRAAIMWWLSLRHAARRMAKPALYMDY; from the exons ATGGTCCCCAAAAGGCATTTACGTGACCAGGGTGGTTCTGATTTCGCAGTTCCATTCCGTGAGTCGAAAAGAAGACCTCTGCTTAAGAA TGCTGTTGGGGATTTTATTAGAGACCTGTCAGTTAGTGAAGCTCTTTGGGAGCCTTTTCTTCGGAGAGTG GTGAGAGATGAGGTCGAGCGTGCAGTTTGCTCCTGCCTTAACACTCCAAACACTTCAAG GGCATCAATTCATTCGGCAGGAACATCTGGAAGCAGGCGCCTTCACTTGCGTTTTGTTGGTAAACTACCCTCTCCAATATTCACAGGCCATAGGATTGAATCTGAGGACGGTGCACCAATTGAAGTTCATTTGATTGACGCTAGTTCCCAGACTATAGTCAAATCTGGCCTCTTCTCTTCAATGAAGGTTGAGATCCTGCCCCTTGATGGTGATTTCGGTTCTGATGACCAGGAGGACTGGTCGGAGAGCCAATTCAATGACAGTGTTGTACGTGAAAGAGAAGGTAAAAGGCCATTAATTACTGGAGAACTGGTTATTCAATTGAGAGAGGGGGTTGGATATATCAGTGACATTTCATTCACTGACAATTCAAGCTGGTTAAGAAGCCGAAAGTTCAGGTTAGGAGCTAAAGTTCTGCAAAAGAACTCCTCCGCGGAAGTAAGAATCAGGGAAGCAAGAAGTGAACCTTTTATTGTGAAAGATCACCGTGGAGAGT CATACAAGAAACACCACCCTCCCTACCTGAATGACGAAGTTTGGCGGTTGGAAAAGATTGCGAAAGATGGTGCTTCACATAAGAAGTTAGCTAGTTATCAAATTAACACCGTAAAGGACTTTCTCCAGTACCATGCTAGAGATCCCACCTCACTGCGCAAT ATTTTCGGCGGGATCTCAGAAAGGAACTGGAAGACAATCATAGGACATGCTATGAACTGTGTTGTTGATGATAACAAAGTCTATGCATACCAACGACCTGGACAAGGTGTCAGTCTCCTGCTCAATTCCATCTACATGGTTATAGGCGCAATATTCGATAACCAATACAGTTCCCTGGATGAACTGACTCCATCTCAGAAG GTTCTGGTGGAGAATTTGAGACAACATgcttataaaaatttgaatgatttggTTCCAATGGATGAGCTAGCTTTTTCTGGCCTTGCAAGGCCATTGGCAATTCTACAACCTGAGCCATTTAATGAACCAAATCCAGATCTGCAACATACTGATTTCTTCCAAATTGTACAGCAAG ATCAACCTATGCTACAACTGGGTTTCAGCCAGTCAATTACTCCATCATATACCTGTGAAGCAGAGTATGGCAATCAGATGGTAGCACAGAATAATTACCCAATGCAGGTGTTTAATCCAATACTAAGAAACAGTTTTTCAAAGGGGGATTTCTTCCCAGCACATTACAATGGAGAACCAAATTGGTCTCCAATTAGTTCACTAGGCGGTCCAGTTATTCCAAGTGGTAATTCACCCACTGAGACCTTTTGCCACTTCCATACATCAACTTTTCCTCCTATCAATGCAACATGGGGAGGGCAAAGCAATGGTATCTTATTTGCTTCAAGTGATGATGATGCAGAAACTGGGATTTTCCCTCCTTTTCCCGGATTTTTACATATGTCaagggaaaggaaaacgaaGGTGGGATGGTGTAAGATTCGCGCCGCCATCATGTGGTGGTTGTCACTTAGGCATGCTGCTAGAAGAATGGCAAAGCCAGCTCTGTATATGGATTACTAG